In Parageobacillus sp. KH3-4, the genomic window CAGCGTTATCTTCTAAAGTTCTTGAAAACAACATTGTTGTTTTAGACAATTTAACATTAGAAGCGCCAAAAACGAAAGAAATGGTGAAAATCTTAAATAATCTTTCCGTTGATCGCAAAGCGCTAATTGTAACAGATGTTGCGAACGAAAATGTCGCGCTATCTGCACGCAATATTCCTGGCGTTACCGTGGTTACGGCGAACGGCATTAACGTTCTTGATGTGTTAAACCATGACAAGCTTGTAATCACGAAAGCGGCCGTGGAGAAAGTAGAGGAGGTGCTTGCATAATGAAAGATCCTCGCGATATTATTAAACGGCCCATTATCACGGAAAACACGATGAACTTAATTTCACAAAAAAAATATACATTTGAAGTCGACGTAAATGCGAATAAAACAGAAGTGAAAGATGCTGTAGAGAAAATTTTTGGCGTGAAAGTAGCGAAAGTCAACATTATGAACTATAAAGGAAAATTCAAACGCGTTGGCCGTTACAGCGGTTATACGAACCGTCGCCGCAAAGCGATCGTAACGTTAACGCCAGATAGCAAAGAGATCGAACTGTTCGAAGTATAAGTTTAAAAGCGAAGGAGGGAAACCAACATGGCAATTAAAAAATACAAACCGACCTCAAACGGTCGCCGTGGTATGACAGTTCTTGACTTCTCAGAAATTACGACGGATAAGCCAGAAAAATCATTGCTTGCGCCGTTAAAGAAAAAAGCTGGCCGCAACAACCAAGGAAAAATTACAGTGCGTCACCAAGGTGGCGGTCATAAACGTCTATATCGCATCATCGATTTTAAGCGTGATAAAGATGGAATTCCAGGTCGCGTTGCTACAATCGAGTATGATCCAAACCGTTCTGCAAACATTGCGTTAATTCACTATGCGGACGGTGAAAAACGTTATATTATTGCGCCGAAAAACCTTAAAGTAGGCATGGAAATCATGTCTGGACCAGACGCAGACATTAAAGTTGGCAATGCATTGCCGCTTGAAAATATCCCAGTCGGTACGCTTGTGCATAATATTGAATTAAAACCAGGAAAAGGCGGACAATTAGTTCGCGCTGCTGGTACATCTGCACAAGTGCTTGGGAAAGAAGGAAAATATGTCATCGTTCGCCTCGCATCCGGCGAAGTGCGCATGATTTTAGGTGCTTGCCGGGCAACGGTTGGCGAAGTAGGCAATGAACAGCACGAACTTGTGAACATCGGTAAAGCAGGTCGCGCTCGTTGGCTAGGTATTCGTCCAACAGTTCGCGGTTCGGTTATGAACCCTGTTGATCACCCACACGGTGGTGGTGAAGGTAAAGCGCCAATCGGACGCAAATCGCCAATGACTCCTTGGGGTAAACCGACACTTGGCTTTAAAACACGCAAAAAGAATAACAAATCGGATAAATTTATTATACGTCGTCGTAAAAAATAACGGGGTTGAACTACGGTTCTTAAGAACCGTAGAACAATCACGAAGGGAGGTTCATTTATGGGTCGCAGCTTAAAAAAAGGTCCGTTCTGTGATGAACATTTAATGAAAAAAATCGAAAAATTAAATGAAACAGGTCAAAAACAAGTGATTAAAACATGGTCTCGTCGTTCGACAATTTTCCCGCAATTTGTTGGTCACACGATCGCCGTATATGATGGACGCAAACACGTGCCGGTTTATATTACGGAAGATATGGTGGGACATAAACTTGGCGAGTTCGCACCAACACGTACGTTCAGAGGTCATGCTGGCGACGATAAGAAAACAAAGCGTTAATGAGAGGAGGTTCAACACATGGAAGCTAAAGCTGTCGCAAGAACAGTCCGTATTGCTCCTCGTAAAGCACGTTTAGTGATTGACTTAATTCGAGGAAAAGAAGTTGGTGAGGCGTTTGCTATTCTCCGCCATACGCCAAAAGCGGCTTCCCCAATTATTGAGAAAGTGCTGAAATCCGCGGTGGCAAACGCTGAACATAA contains:
- the rplW gene encoding 50S ribosomal protein L23: MKDPRDIIKRPIITENTMNLISQKKYTFEVDVNANKTEVKDAVEKIFGVKVAKVNIMNYKGKFKRVGRYSGYTNRRRKAIVTLTPDSKEIELFEV
- the rplB gene encoding 50S ribosomal protein L2, whose product is MAIKKYKPTSNGRRGMTVLDFSEITTDKPEKSLLAPLKKKAGRNNQGKITVRHQGGGHKRLYRIIDFKRDKDGIPGRVATIEYDPNRSANIALIHYADGEKRYIIAPKNLKVGMEIMSGPDADIKVGNALPLENIPVGTLVHNIELKPGKGGQLVRAAGTSAQVLGKEGKYVIVRLASGEVRMILGACRATVGEVGNEQHELVNIGKAGRARWLGIRPTVRGSVMNPVDHPHGGGEGKAPIGRKSPMTPWGKPTLGFKTRKKNNKSDKFIIRRRKK
- the rpsS gene encoding 30S ribosomal protein S19 — translated: MGRSLKKGPFCDEHLMKKIEKLNETGQKQVIKTWSRRSTIFPQFVGHTIAVYDGRKHVPVYITEDMVGHKLGEFAPTRTFRGHAGDDKKTKR
- the rplV gene encoding 50S ribosomal protein L22, which translates into the protein MEAKAVARTVRIAPRKARLVIDLIRGKEVGEAFAILRHTPKAASPIIEKVLKSAVANAEHNYDMDVNNLVITKAYVDEGPTLKRFRPRAMGRASAINKRTSHITIVVSEKKEG